CTTCTGCACCTAATAACAATATTGATCCTAAAAAAACATTTATTCTTAAATTGCTTGAAGAAGCAAGTAAGGAGAAAAATTCGTTAGAAGGTCCAGAATGATGATGAAAGACAGAAAGCGAATGGTTATTTGCTAAATTACCTCTAGGTAGCACTGGACAAGTTTGAGAGAAAAATAATTGACAAGAAATGTTTTTCAAAGATCATAATGCAAAAAGATTAGAGAATATATCAGAAATTGATAACTCATATGCTCAAAAACTTTCGCATTTTCAAAAATACTTAACCAAACCTTTATCTGAATATAGTAAAAATGAAGTGAATTTTCATAATTTAAACAATAATTTTTATGGTGTTTATAAATATGAATTTAAAAATGACCCTCGGGATGTAAATATCAAAACTCTTTTTACAATAAACAAAAATATACCAAATAGAGAGTATTTGTCTTCTCAATGAACTAATTTACTCTTGCTTAAAAACTTTGAAGAAATTGAATCATATGCATATTCAATACAAAGGAATGTCAATCATTTTGGTATTTTTAAATTCAAAAATGAATTTTTTGACAATGTTTTGCCTGTAATTGAACAAATGTTTAAAGATTATGACGCAGAAAATAACCCTAATTTCAGGGTGGCTATTATCCCAGCTCGAAATAATTCTTTCTATCTTAGAAACATCTTTGTTGATAAAAACAATTTAAATTTAATTGCTAGAACAAATTACTTAAACGCGTTTTTTGAAGAAGGTTCATCTAAATTCAATTTATTAATTGTTCCTTTAAATTATGACCTAAGCTATCTTGATACTCCTGATATTTCAAGTAAGAATCCTAATATCTTAGATCTTGATAGAGAATTTGGCACAATAATAGATAATAAGGCTAAAGGTGGGAAATTAAAAGATTATCTTGCTGGTTATGTTTCTGATTTATACTTTGATAATTTCTTCTATGTTTACTTAGATCATTTTATAAATGGGGCTAACTATAATGTTGCAATAAATGAACAGGAAAACCTCAATGATTTCTTAAGACTTTTTGCATACAAAATGAATTTAAGTTTTAATGAAGCTTCTGCTTTCTTTAATAAAATTCAAACCTTGCAAAAATTAACCGATAATGAGCTTGTTATCCTTGAGAAATGATTAGAGCTATCTTAATCTTAAAGCTCGCAAATTAGGCCTTATAAGGCCTTATAAAAGGTAAATTAAAAGTCACGTGCTATAAAAAGCATGTGACTTTTAACATACAATTATAAATCAATATTCTTTACAAATTTTGCATTCTTTTCAATGAATTCACGTCTAAGTTCAACATTTTCTCCCATAAGGGTTGTAAAGGCAAGATCAGCTTTATAAGCATCGGCGATTTGCACTTGTAACATTTTACGTTTTTCAGGATCCATTGTAGTTTCTCAAAGTTGTTCAGGATCCATTTCTCCAAGTCCTTTATAACGTTGGATGTTAATTTTTTGGTTTGGATTTAAAGTAGCAATAATTTTTTCTTTTTGTTCATCTGTGTAAGCATATTCAACAGTTTTGTTTTGTTGAATTTTGTAAAGCGGAGGTTGAGCGATATAAACAAAACCATATTCAATAAGTGGTTTGAAATAACGATAGAAGAAAGTAAGTAAAAGAGTTCTAATGTGAGCACCATCCACGTCAGCGTCAGTCATAATAACAATTTTGTGATATCTTAACTTGTTAATGTTGAAAGTATCACCAAGTCCTGTTCCAAGTGCTGTAATTAAAGACATAATTTCTTCATTTTCAAGCACTCTTTCTTGTCTTGCTTTTTCGACATTAATTACCTTACCTCTAAGCGGTAAAATGGCTTGAATGTTACGATCACGTCCCATTTTAGCACTACCACCAGCTGAATTCCCTTCGACAATGAAAAGTTCGCTAATTTCTGCATTTTTTGATGAACAATCACTTAATTTTCCTGGCAGTCCACCATTGTCAAAAGCACTTTTTCTACGTGCATTATCTCTAGCAGCAACTGAAGCAAGTCTACTTTTACGCGCCATTAAAGCACGATCAATGATCTTTTTAGCAATATCTGGGTTTTCATTTAACATTCTTTCAAATGAAGTTGAAAACACTTTATTTGTTGCAATCCGAGCATCTTTAGAACCTAATTTACCTTTGGTTTGTCCTTCAAATTGAGGATCAGGGTATTTAATTGAAATAACTGCAGTAAGACCTTCAGTTAAATCATCACGAGTGAATTTATCACTTTCCACTTTAATAAGTCCTTTTTCAATTCCGTAGTTATTGATAATTCTAATTAAAGCATCATAAAACCCTGAAACGTGAGTTCCACCTTCATGAGTAGCAATATTATTGGTATAAGAAATAATATTGCTACGGTATAAGTCGCTAAGGTATTGGCAAGCTACTTCAATATTAACAGTCTTTTTGTGTTCAGGATCATTTTCATTAACTACATAATCGCCGCTAGCAAAGATAATATCACTAATTGGGTTATACCCTTCGTTAAGTTCTTTAACATAATCAATAATCCCATTGTCATATTGAAACTCTTCAATTGTTCCATCTCTTAAATCAGTGACGCTAATGTAAAGCCCTTTGTTTAAGTGGGCAATTTGTTTAGCATGGTCAATTATAAGCTCTTTATCAAAAGGCACTTGTTCCATAATTTTGTAATCTGGATGGAACTCAATTTTAGTTCCTGTTTCACCTTCTTTAGCTTCACCAATTACTTCAGTTGATTTAACGGTTTGACCACCATTAGCAAATTCTGCAAAGTAAAGTTTCCCATCTCTTTTAACTCAAGCTTTAAGCGAATCACTAAGTGCATTAACAACACTAGCTCCAACCCCGTGAAGTCCTCCAGAAACTTTATAAGCATTTGATTCAAATTTACCACCAGCATTAAGTTTAGTTAAAACAACTTCTAAGGCACTAATTCCAAATCTTGGGTGAGTTCCAACTGGAATTCCACGCCCATTATCTTCAACAATGATGTGCTCATCTTTAGTAATTGTAATGTAAATTTTATCTGCAAACCCAGCCATTGCTTCATCGACTGAGTTATCGACAATCTCTCAAATTAAGTGGTGGAGTCCAGTTTTTGAAGTGCTCCCGATATACATTCCAGGACGTTTTCTAACGTGCTCTAAACCTTCTAAAAACTTAATATTACTTGCATCATAACTTTGGTTTTTTTCACTCATTTTAACCCCCATATAAACATAACATATTATAAATATGTTATTGTTTATAAATTATATTAAATTTTTGACTTTCTAAGAGTAAAAGAAGTAAAATACTTGAGCGAATAAGTTATAATTTAATAACTTTTAAACTCAGAAAAGGAGAATAAAAATGTCATTAAAAGCTGGTATTGTTGGTCTTCCAAACGTTGGTAAAAGCACTCTTTTTAGTGCTATTACCAAAAAAGAAGCAGAATCTTCTAATTATGCTTTCACAACTATTGAACCTAATATTTCATCAGTTCCATTAATGGATAAAAGATTAGATGAAATTGCTAAAATCATTAATCCACAAAAAATAATTTATGCAACTTTTGACTTTGTTGATATTGCTGGTTTAGTTCAAGGAGCTTCAAAAGGTGAAGGACTTGGAAATAAATTCTTAGCTAATATTCGTGAAGTGGATGCTATTATTCACGTGGTAAGATGTTTTGAAAATAAAGATATCTTACACGTTGCTAATTCAGTGGATCCAGTTAGAGATAAAGATGTTATTAACTATGAACTTATTCTTGCTGATTTAGATACAATTAACAATGTTTTAAACCGTGTGGCAAAAAAAGCTAAAAGCGGTGATAAAGAAGGAATTACTGAGCAAAATGCTGCTTTAAAAATTAAAGAAGCGCTTGAAAAAGAAATCCCTGCTCGTGAAGTTGTTCTTGATGAAAATGAAGCTAAATTCATTAAAGGATATCATTTATTAACTTTTAAACCAATTATTTATGTAGCAAATTTAAGTAATGAACAATTTGCATCATACCAAAACGATCCTCTTTACTTACAATTAAAAAATTCACTTAAAGAATATGAAAGAGTAATTCCGATCTGCGTCCAACTTGAATCTGAACTTATCAACATTGAAGATGAAAACGAAAAACAAGAACTTCTTGGTTTATATGGAATTGAAACTTCAGGACTTGATATTTTAACAAGAGAAGCTTTTGATCTGCTTGGACTTGAAACTTACTTTACTGCTGGGCAAATTGAAGTGAGAGCTTGAGTCTTTCACAAAGGATGAGCTGCTCCTAAATGTGCTGGAATTATTCATACTGACTTTGAGAAAAAATTCATTAAAGCTGATGTGATTTCATATTCAGACTATATTGAATTTGGTGGTGAGCTTGGAGCTAAAAACGCTGGAAAATTGCGTTCAGAAGGTAAAACTTACATTATGAAAGATGGTGATATTTGCCACTTTAAATTTGGAAAATAAAAAGAAAGTTTGCACTTTCTTTTTTTATTTGTAATTATCAAAATAAAATAGTTTTTTGTTCTTTTCATAAAAAGCAGGATCAACTTTTTTAAGGTAGAAAAGCCCTAATTTTTGACAAATTAAAACATTATGAATAGCAGTAATATTTAAGTTGTTTTGGTTTTCTAACTTAGCTCAAAAACGGTGCGCGAACTGAATTGTTTCTTCAACTTCTTGCTTAGAGATATCAAAATTACATTTAATTCTAATAAACATATCTCAGAAATAGTTTCATAAATCAATATTGATTTTTTTATAAAGTGCATCTTTGTTATCTTTAAGATTATTATATCTGCTTGAAGAAGCTTCAAGCTCTAATAATTCCATAGGGAAAGAAACATCTTTGTTTTTTTGCATAATTAAATCAAGAAGCTTTTTACCATAAGCAAACATTACAGCATTTAAATTCTCGGTTCTAATGATATTTAAAATTTGTTCTTTAGCTTCCTGAAGAGAATGAATACCATATTTATGTAAAAGTGGTAAAGTCTCCTCATTTAATTCTTTAGTTACAAATTCAGTTATGTTTAGGATCTTAATTTTAAGATCATTTTGTTTATCTTTTAAAACATCTTCAGCACCTTTGTCTTTACCAATAGCTCATCTTATAATTGGGTTTTCACTATTTGGAGTTACTTCAAGCATTGTTTTAGTTGATTGTTTAGTTTTAGTGCTTGTAATTTCTACTTCAATAATATCTCCAACTGAAACGTTAGTGTCCTTATCTACTCTAAATCTATAGTTTTTAAAAGTGTGCTTAATAAATTCTTCACTTACCTGGCTAAAATTATTTTCAAAATCATATTCAAGTTCTGAAGGTGTTAAATCCATTTTGATGAAATTTAAATCCTCGATAACATATCAAGAAAGATCATAACTAAATTCTTCTACATTAGCAACAATGTTGCTAATTACTGGTCTAAAGTAAATCTTTTGGCCATTTGCTTGATTATTTAACAAGGTTCATTGTTGATCAATTCATATTCTTGAAGCATATTCAATGCTATGATCTAAAATCATCTTTTGATTTACTTCTTTTTTTTGCGCTACAAGGTTGTTGTATACATCATTTTGGATTTTAATTCATGTTTCTTTTTCTGCTGTAAAATGTTTTTTTTCAAGTCTCATTTTTACTCCTTATTGTAATTTACATTATACCAATTTAGAAATAAAAATAGAACCTAAGTGGTTCTATTTTCGTATTAATTATTTAATTATTTAGATGATTTTTTCTTTGAGTAAACTCTAAGTAATCCTGCAGCAATAATTACTGTTCCTACTACTAATAAAGCAACTGGAATTCATAATCATTTTTTTCAATCGTTATCTGATTTTGATTCAACATTGTTGTTTACAACTGGTTTAGCAGCTTCTGTAGCTTTAAGGTTGTTTGAATTGAATGCTGAACTAAGTGTGTTAAATTTGTCTTTTAAAGCACTTAATGAGATGTTTGTATCTACTAATTCAGATTCGATTGTTCTAACGGTATTTCCTGCAGCTTTTGATTCACTTTCTGATTTAACAGGTGAATATAATTTTAATTGTTCATTCACAAGTGAAACAAACGCATTTCTTTTTTCTTCTGTAGCGTTTTTAATTCTGTCAGGGTTTTCTGTCATTAAAGTTGTAGCAGCTGTAAGTAATCTAATGTGTTCACCAGCTACTTTGTTTAATTCAATAGCTTCGTTAAATACAGCTTCAATTTCATCTTTTTTGTTTTTGCTGTTAATTTTTGTTTTGTAATCATCAATTACAGTTTGTGAAAGGTTAACAAGTAATTTAGCATCTTTGTATGCTTGAAGTTTATCTGAAGCAACTTTTTTGTATCCATCAAGAGCTTCTTTTGTTTTTCTGATGTTTGCAGTTGCAGTTTCAATTTCTCTTTTAGCTGTATCTTTGTTAGCAAGAACATTGTTGTTTAATAATGCTTTACCTTCTGTAATAGCATCATCAAATGCTTTTTTCTTGTCAGGTGTAGCTTCTGTGTAGTTTGAATCTGCTTTGTACGCTTCACCATCTGTAACAGCTTCAACAAGTTCTCTAACTGAATTGTTTAAAGCAACTGCTGCATCTTTAATTTCATTAACTTTAGCAATGCTTGTTGCATCATTAATTTCTTTTGTTTTTTCTGTTTTGTATTCTTGTGGTAAGTAGTTTAATCCCTCAATTGCTGCGGTTGCTTCTGCTTTCTTTTCTTTAAGTTTTGTTAAACCGTTAAGTTCTTCGTAAGTTCTGTGAACTTCATCTTTCTTAACTGAAACATCAAGTTTATTTAAAATATCAGTTTTATTTTCACCTTCTGGTAATGTTTCAACTCATTCTCTTAATTTACCATCTTCTAAAAGAGCTAAAGCATTATTCATAGCTGTAACAAATGCTTGTTTTTTGTTTTCATCAGCTTCTGTATATTTTGGATTTGTTTCGTATTTTGTTTTATCATCATCCAGTTCTTCAACCAATTTACCAGTTGCATCGTTTACATCACTTGCCACTTCAGCAACTTTTTCAATTGCACTAATTAATTCTGTTGGTTCAACAAGTGATTCTAATGAATCAATTTTGTTTTTGTATTGTGTTTTTGCATTTTCTGAAAGATATTTTAATGAATCAATTTTGTTTTTATTTTTTGTAATTTCTGCATCTAAAATTGTTCTACCATCAAGAGCATCTATAGCATTTTTAAGTTCTTCAGCTTTTGTGTCAACTTCTGTTTTTTGTGTTTCTTTAGATGTTAAAACATATGATTCAGGTGTTCCTTCACTAGCAGGTGTATAAGTTAAAAGATTTTTTCCCGCTGTAAAATCAGTATCAAAATCATCTTTCAATCCTTGTGTAGCTAATTTATATGTGATTGTTGGTTCAACTTCTTTAGCTTTTTTAACTTGATCAACAAGTTTTTCAGCTGATGTATTTAAGGCTTGAGCTTCTTGTAAAATTCCACCTTCTCTTTCTTCATCGCTTCCTTCTTTAAGTCTTCCTTCAATCTCTTCAGTAAGTTCTTTTGAGTCTACTTGATCTTTAAAGTGTTTTTTGATTTCTGCTGATAAGTATTCTAATCCATCAATTTCATTTTTTACTCTTGTACGAACTTCTTCTAATCTTCCTATTCCGTTAAGAGCTTCTCTAGCAGCTTTAAGATCTTCTTTTAATTTTAATAACTCTTCAGCTGTTTTGTCTGGGTTGTTTAACTTATCTTCTTCTAAAAGACCTTTAATTTGTTTTACAAGTTCATCGTAAGTTTGTTTTTTTGTTCCTTCAGCGTTTTTATATGTTATTGAATCTACAACTTCTTTTTGAACATCGTTTTCTGTGATTTTTTGTTTTAATTCAGTTACTAATTGAGCTGTAGCATCATTTGTTGCTTTTACTGAATTATAGTAATTATTTTTTAAACTTTGAAGTAATGCATTATTATTAGCTTTATAAATTTGTTTTACTGTATCAGAAAGTGAAGTTGCTTGATCTACTAAAGATTTAAATCTTGCACTTGATCCAGTTTCTACTTGAGCTAATTTTGTATCTAAATCAGCAGCAGCAGTTTCAAAAGATGTTTTAAGTTCACTTAAAGTGTCTAAAGATGCTTTTGCTGTTTCTTCATTGTTGTCTGACTTAATGTTGCTGAATTTATCAATTAAAGCATTTCAAGCAGCAACAGATGTATTGAAATCATCAGAATTTGTAATTACACCTTCTGGATCTTCGTTTTTATTGTAAGTTAATAATCATTGATAATTTGCTTTTCCTAAATTAACTCCTGTTGTTGAATTTTTAAAATCTTCAATATCATTCATTAATCTACTTGCTTGAGAAGCTTTTTCAATAATTGCATTATATGCTGTTTCTTTATCATCTTGATTATCTGCTTTATATACTTCAATTAATTGTTTATTGTAAACTGATTTCTGTGTAGAAGATAATCCTGTACCTTTATCAGCTGATCCCTTAGATAATATATTATTAATTTTATTTACTAAAATTTGGAATTTTTGACGTTCATTTCAAACATTCTCTTGAGTTGTTTGTTCTTGAACTTTAGTTACAGCATATTGTTTTAATTCATCAGAAACAACTGTAACACTATTAATGTATTTAATAGCATCTTTTTTAGATTCTTGTAATGACTGAGCTGCAGCGAAAGAATCAGAATTTGAGTCAGCAGGATTTGCTCCGTTTCCTTCTGGACTTGTTGGTGTTTCACCACCATTATTTGTTTCTGCTGCAGGAGCTTCACCTTCAGCAAATCCTGAAACAAGTGATTTTGACTTTGTTTCTTCTGAATTTGCTGCTACTAAAGCTGCAGGAACAACTAATGTTGTTGCAACGCTAGCACCAACTAATACTTTATTTTTTAATTTCATATTTTTTCTCCTAATAAGAATTGAAATAATTTTGCTTTGTTATTTTAACTATTAAGATTATATTTTCCATATATTATTAGCGAGTATATTTTTATAATCTTGCTTTAATTATACAAAATATAGGCTTAACAGGTTGATATATCTTAATTTTATTTAATTAAGACGAAACAAAACAAAAGTTATGTCTGCATTTATCTTAATTTTTTATTTTTTATATGTGTTAATTTTATTATATTTTTGTGATTTTTAAATAAATAAAAATTTATTTTTATCACTTTGCCATACCTTAAGTTAGTATAATAAATGCATGAATTTAGAAAAAGACAAAATCCAAGAAAAAATCAGTAAATTAGTAGCTGAAATTAACAAATGAAATAATGAATATTATAATTTGGATAACCCTACAGTTAGCGATCAAACGTATGATAAAGCACTCAGAGAATTAGAAGAATTAGAACAAAAATATCCAGAACTTATTTTAGAAGATTCACCTACTCAAAAAATAGGTGGATTTGCCTCAAATAAGTTCCAAAAATATACTCACAAAAAGCCAATGCTTTCACTAGCTAAAGCATATACATTTGAAGAAATTGAAAAATTCTGTGAAAATGCTCAAAAACTAGCTGGTAATCAAAACCTTTCATATTCACTTGAACCTAAAATTGATGGTCTTTCAATTGCTCTTTTTTACCAAAATGGACAGCTTATTAGAGCTGTTACTAGAGGAGATGGAAAAATTGGTGAAGATGTTACTGAAAACATCTATCAAATTAAATCTGTTCCAAAGCAAATTGATTATAAAAACGAACTAGAAGTTCGTGGTGAAGTGTATTTAAGTAAAAGTGTCTTTCAAGAAATTAATAATAATTTAGAAGAGCAAGGTTTAAAAACTTTTGCCAATCCTAGAAATGCAGCTGCAGGAACCTTAAGACAGCTTGATGCAAAAATTGTAAAACAAAGAAAACTAGATGCTTTTTTATATCAATTAGTAGAGCCTGAGCTTCATAACATTGCAACTCAAGAGCAAGCTCTTGAGTTTCTAAGTAAACATAAGTTTCCTTTAAATGATTATCATAAAATTGCTAACTCATTAGATGAAATTATCACTAATATCGAAGCTTTTGAAAAAATCAAGAATGATTTAGATTATGAATGTGATGGATTTGTAATTAAAATTAATCAGTTTTTCTTATATGAAAAACTTGGTTATACTGCCAAGTTTCCTCGGTATGCAATTGCTTATAAATATGAAAGTGAATCTGCTAATACTGAAATTAAAGACATAATTGCAACTGTTGGTAGAACTGGAAAAATCACTTATGTAGCTAATTTAGAACCAGTTAATTTAAATCAAACTACAGTATCTAATGCAACCTTGCATAATTATGAATTTATTAAGGATATGGAAATTAACATTGGTGATGTTGTAAAAATCATTAAATCTGGTGAAATTATTCCAAAAGTTATTGAATTAGTAACTAAGCAAACAGATTCAGTTTTTCCAAAAGTTACTAATTGTCCTAGCTGTAATTCAGTTTTAGTGCACGTAGATAATTTAGTAGATCAGTTTTGCACTAATGAAGATTGTCCTTCTAAAATAGTAAAAAAACTAATTCACTTTGTATCTCGGAATGCAATGAATATGCAAGTAATTGGTGAATCAAACGTTGAATTATTTTACAATTTAGGAATTGTTAAAAAAGTAACTGATTTTTATCAGTTACATAATCATAAAGACTTGCTTTTAAGCCAACCTACTTATAAAGATAAAAAAGTAAACAATATTCTTGATAGCATTGAAAATTCTAAAAATGTTTCATTTGCAAAAACTCTTTTCGCCCTAGGAATCAAGCATATTGGTTCTCAAGTAGCTGAACTTATTGCTCAAAAAGTTGGTAGTTTTAAAGAACTATTAGAGCTTAATTTAGATTCACTTGCTTTAATCGATACTATTGGAGATAAAATTGTTAGTTCATTAAAAGAGTTTATTTCTAAAGATGAAAATAGAGCTATTATACTTGAGCTAGATCAAATTTTAAATTATCAAAAAGTTACTAGCGGAAATTTACTAAGTGGTAAAACTTTTGTAATTACTGGAACTCTTTCAAAAGATCGTAATTACTTTAAGGATTTAATTGTTCAAAATGGTGGTAAAGTTTCTTCAAGTGTTTCAAGTAAAACTTCTTTCCTTCTTGCTGGAGAAAATGCTGGAAGTAAAAAAGATAAAGCTCTTGAAAGTGGCGTTACAATTATTGATGAAGACGCTTTTAATGAAATGATCAAATAATAAAAAGTAGCAACTGGGCTACTTTTTATTATTTGAGAAAGATGGTATTTATTATCTTTTGATTTCTTTAAGACGAGCACTTTTACCTTGACGTGAACGCATAAAGAATAATCTTTGTCTACGAACTTTGTTTGAACGAACAACTTCGATGTGTGCAATTAATGGTGAGTTAAGTGGGAATGTTCTTTCAACACCAACAC
This genomic window from Mycoplasmopsis gallinacea contains:
- a CDS encoding DNA topoisomerase subunit B encodes the protein MSEKNQSYDASNIKFLEGLEHVRKRPGMYIGSTSKTGLHHLIWEIVDNSVDEAMAGFADKIYITITKDEHIIVEDNGRGIPVGTHPRFGISALEVVLTKLNAGGKFESNAYKVSGGLHGVGASVVNALSDSLKAWVKRDGKLYFAEFANGGQTVKSTEVIGEAKEGETGTKIEFHPDYKIMEQVPFDKELIIDHAKQIAHLNKGLYISVTDLRDGTIEEFQYDNGIIDYVKELNEGYNPISDIIFASGDYVVNENDPEHKKTVNIEVACQYLSDLYRSNIISYTNNIATHEGGTHVSGFYDALIRIINNYGIEKGLIKVESDKFTRDDLTEGLTAVISIKYPDPQFEGQTKGKLGSKDARIATNKVFSTSFERMLNENPDIAKKIIDRALMARKSRLASVAARDNARRKSAFDNGGLPGKLSDCSSKNAEISELFIVEGNSAGGSAKMGRDRNIQAILPLRGKVINVEKARQERVLENEEIMSLITALGTGLGDTFNINKLRYHKIVIMTDADVDGAHIRTLLLTFFYRYFKPLIEYGFVYIAQPPLYKIQQNKTVEYAYTDEQKEKIIATLNPNQKINIQRYKGLGEMDPEQLWETTMDPEKRKMLQVQIADAYKADLAFTTLMGENVELRREFIEKNAKFVKNIDL
- the ychF gene encoding redox-regulated ATPase YchF; this translates as MSLKAGIVGLPNVGKSTLFSAITKKEAESSNYAFTTIEPNISSVPLMDKRLDEIAKIINPQKIIYATFDFVDIAGLVQGASKGEGLGNKFLANIREVDAIIHVVRCFENKDILHVANSVDPVRDKDVINYELILADLDTINNVLNRVAKKAKSGDKEGITEQNAALKIKEALEKEIPAREVVLDENEAKFIKGYHLLTFKPIIYVANLSNEQFASYQNDPLYLQLKNSLKEYERVIPICVQLESELINIEDENEKQELLGLYGIETSGLDILTREAFDLLGLETYFTAGQIEVRAWVFHKGWAAPKCAGIIHTDFEKKFIKADVISYSDYIEFGGELGAKNAGKLRSEGKTYIMKDGDICHFKFGK
- a CDS encoding trigger factor-related chaperone, with amino-acid sequence MRLEKKHFTAEKETWIKIQNDVYNNLVAQKKEVNQKMILDHSIEYASRIWIDQQWTLLNNQANGQKIYFRPVISNIVANVEEFSYDLSWYVIEDLNFIKMDLTPSELEYDFENNFSQVSEEFIKHTFKNYRFRVDKDTNVSVGDIIEVEITSTKTKQSTKTMLEVTPNSENPIIRWAIGKDKGAEDVLKDKQNDLKIKILNITEFVTKELNEETLPLLHKYGIHSLQEAKEQILNIIRTENLNAVMFAYGKKLLDLIMQKNKDVSFPMELLELEASSSRYNNLKDNKDALYKKINIDLWNYFWDMFIRIKCNFDISKQEVEETIQFAHRFWAKLENQNNLNITAIHNVLICQKLGLFYLKKVDPAFYEKNKKLFYFDNYK
- a CDS encoding GA module-containing protein — translated: MKLKNKVLVGASVATTLVVPAALVAANSEETKSKSLVSGFAEGEAPAAETNNGGETPTSPEGNGANPADSNSDSFAAAQSLQESKKDAIKYINSVTVVSDELKQYAVTKVQEQTTQENVWNERQKFQILVNKINNILSKGSADKGTGLSSTQKSVYNKQLIEVYKADNQDDKETAYNAIIEKASQASRLMNDIEDFKNSTTGVNLGKANYQWLLTYNKNEDPEGVITNSDDFNTSVAAWNALIDKFSNIKSDNNEETAKASLDTLSELKTSFETAAADLDTKLAQVETGSSARFKSLVDQATSLSDTVKQIYKANNNALLQSLKNNYYNSVKATNDATAQLVTELKQKITENDVQKEVVDSITYKNAEGTKKQTYDELVKQIKGLLEEDKLNNPDKTAEELLKLKEDLKAAREALNGIGRLEEVRTRVKNEIDGLEYLSAEIKKHFKDQVDSKELTEEIEGRLKEGSDEEREGGILQEAQALNTSAEKLVDQVKKAKEVEPTITYKLATQGLKDDFDTDFTAGKNLLTYTPASEGTPESYVLTSKETQKTEVDTKAEELKNAIDALDGRTILDAEITKNKNKIDSLKYLSENAKTQYKNKIDSLESLVEPTELISAIEKVAEVASDVNDATGKLVEELDDDKTKYETNPKYTEADENKKQAFVTAMNNALALLEDGKLREWVETLPEGENKTDILNKLDVSVKKDEVHRTYEELNGLTKLKEKKAEATAAIEGLNYLPQEYKTEKTKEINDATSIAKVNEIKDAAVALNNSVRELVEAVTDGEAYKADSNYTEATPDKKKAFDDAITEGKALLNNNVLANKDTAKREIETATANIRKTKEALDGYKKVASDKLQAYKDAKLLVNLSQTVIDDYKTKINSKNKKDEIEAVFNEAIELNKVAGEHIRLLTAATTLMTENPDRIKNATEEKRNAFVSLVNEQLKLYSPVKSESESKAAGNTVRTIESELVDTNISLSALKDKFNTLSSAFNSNNLKATEAAKPVVNNNVESKSDNDWKKWLWIPVALLVVGTVIIAAGLLRVYSKKKSSK
- the ligA gene encoding NAD-dependent DNA ligase LigA, with product MEKDKIQEKISKLVAEINKWNNEYYNLDNPTVSDQTYDKALRELEELEQKYPELILEDSPTQKIGGFASNKFQKYTHKKPMLSLAKAYTFEEIEKFCENAQKLAGNQNLSYSLEPKIDGLSIALFYQNGQLIRAVTRGDGKIGEDVTENIYQIKSVPKQIDYKNELEVRGEVYLSKSVFQEINNNLEEQGLKTFANPRNAAAGTLRQLDAKIVKQRKLDAFLYQLVEPELHNIATQEQALEFLSKHKFPLNDYHKIANSLDEIITNIEAFEKIKNDLDYECDGFVIKINQFFLYEKLGYTAKFPRYAIAYKYESESANTEIKDIIATVGRTGKITYVANLEPVNLNQTTVSNATLHNYEFIKDMEINIGDVVKIIKSGEIIPKVIELVTKQTDSVFPKVTNCPSCNSVLVHVDNLVDQFCTNEDCPSKIVKKLIHFVSRNAMNMQVIGESNVELFYNLGIVKKVTDFYQLHNHKDLLLSQPTYKDKKVNNILDSIENSKNVSFAKTLFALGIKHIGSQVAELIAQKVGSFKELLELNLDSLALIDTIGDKIVSSLKEFISKDENRAIILELDQILNYQKVTSGNLLSGKTFVITGTLSKDRNYFKDLIVQNGGKVSSSVSSKTSFLLAGENAGSKKDKALESGVTIIDEDAFNEMIK